The bacterium genome segment CCGCCATTCTCACTGGATAAGTGGGGAGCAGAGAGCGCGGCGGCGGACAAGTACCGACGTTTCTGGCGCGGGGTACCGCCGAAGTCGAAGGGCGACTACGCTTTTATCACGCATATGGTAGAGATTGCCAGTGAAGGTACCGGCAAAGTGGCCGTCATCGTCCCCCATGGCGTACTCTTCCGGGGCGGGTCAGAGGGGGCTATCCGGCGACAGTTTATCGAGGAGAACCTGCTGGAGACGGTTATCGGTTTACCGGCCAATCTGTTTTTTGGCACCGGTATTCCGGCGTGTATATTGCTATTCAATAAAGGCAAGACTACCACGGATGTACTCTTTATCGATGCCAGCCACGACTATGCTGAGAATCGTAATCAGAAGGCATTACGCACGGAAGATGTCGAGAAGATCATTGCCACACACACCGCATTAGCAACTGTGGAGAAATACGCCTACCGTGCCACTCGTGCAGAGATCGCCGAAAATGACTACAATCTGAATATTCCCCGCTATGTGGATACCTTCGAGCAAGAAGAGGAGATAGATATCCTTGCGGTGCAGGCAGAGATTGATCGGTTGGAGGGGGAATTGGCGAAGACACGGGCAGAGATGCGGAAGTATCTGGAGGAGTTGGGATTCGATGGGATATTCGGGTAACTGCTATATATTCTGCAACGGTTCAACATGAACAAAGCCAGATAGTGTAGAATTTTTGATTCTCAATATAGTAACTATCCGGCATATTCGGAAAGCTCAATGATAAGGCGCACACAATGGTGAGTGGTAAAGGAAAACTAGACTACTGAGCTAGATACAGTTATCTGGAAAATCCGGATAACTGCTGCAACGGTGGATCAGTATCTCATCGTTGCTGTGAACGAACTGACGCAGAACGAAAGTTAGGAAAAGCGCATGAGCCAAGTGGCTAGAAGAAAGGGGACAGTGATGCGAATTGAGATGCGGAAGTATCTGAAGGAGTTAGGATATGGTGCCTAATGGGTGGAAAGAGGAAGAATTAGGTAATATGGCTCGCTTCATCTCTGGTGGGACGCCTAATCGCGCAACGACAAAATATTGGAATGGTGATATCCCTTGGTTAAGTGCAAAGGATATGAAGACATTCTGGCTCTCTGACTCTCAAGAGAAAGTAACAGAAGCAGGTGCTAAGAATGGTACAACCTCAGTGCCGGCTGGTTCTATACTCGTACTGGTGCGTGGCATGACATTAATGAAAAACGTTCCAGTCGGTGTTACCACTCGTCTGGTCACCTTTAATCAGGATGTGAAGGCTCTTCTGCCAATAGAAAGCGTCCGAGCTGACTTTCTGGGTTATGCGATAGTTGCATCAAAACGAGTTCTGATGTCTTATGTAGACCAGGCTGGTCATGGCACTGGACGTATGCCCACAGAGCTTCTACGAGAACACGTAATATTCGTTCCTCCCCTTCCCGAGCAGCGCGCAATCGCCACCATCCTCGCTACATGGGATCGTGCCATCGAGCAGACGACACGACTGATTGAGGCAAAGCGGCGGTTGAAGCAGGGGTTGATGCAGCAGATGTTGACGGGGAAGCTGCGATTCCCAGTATTTAACTGCAATTGGGAGCATAAGAAAATCGGGGACCTTGTCAGAGAAAGCAGGGACCTTGCTTCTTCTCCAGATATGAATACAAGAATTACTGTTAAACTCAACCTTAAAGGGATAGAAAAGCGTGAGATAAGGATACGAGAAGATGGCACCACCTATTACATCAGGCGGGCTGGTCAATTCATCTATGGGAAACAGAATCTCCATAAGGGGGCAATGGGACTAGTTCCAGATGAGCTTGATGGTTATGAGTCAAGTCAAGATATTCCTGCATTCGACTTTTTAGGTGAATGTATACCCGAATGGTTCTTATACTTCATGAGTAGAGAATCTTTTTATACCAATTTAGAAACTATCGCTAAGGGAACTGGTTCGAAACGTATTCATCCATCTGATCTAAATAAAATTCCAGTTCATGTTCCAAGCATTAGTGAACAAAGAGAAATTGCAGAATGTCTAGGAAATTTAGATCATGAGATTAAATTGCACAAGGAACTGCTTGATAATTTTAAAACTCAGAAGCAAGCTCTCATGCAAAAACTCCTCACCGGGCAGGTGCGGGTGAAGGTGGAAGAGGAGGACAAAGCCAATGCGTTATGAAATCTATTGCGATGAGAGCCATCCTGATGTATTTTGGTCGCAATCATCATCACGTGCGCGGTATTTATGCATCGGTGGTCTGTGGCTTGCCGCCGATTTGCGTACCGAAGTGAAAGGACGCCTTCGTGAACTTACATTACGACACGGAAAGATAGGTGAGCTTAAGTGGCACAAGGTACATGCGAAATGGGAGCACTTTTATCGTGATTTGATCGATCTATTCGTATCCTATGATGCTGAACAACTGCGGTTCCGCTGTATTCTGGTTGAAGGGGATAAGGTGTCCATGGAGCACTACCATGATGGTGATCCTGAACTTGGTTTCTATAAATTTTACTACCAGATGCTCGTGCATTGGATCGAGAGTGGACATGAGTATGCAATCTATTGCGATAATAAAACAAACCGGCAGCATGATCGTTTGCAAAAAATGCACCGGGTATTACAACATGCCTGCAGCGGACAAGTCGTTTCCATACAGGCACTTCCGTCGCATGAAGTACAACTCCTTCAACTCGCTGATTTTCTATTGGGGATGGTCTCGTCTCGCTTTAATAACGATATTGAACCGGGGGGAACAAAAGATCGAGTAATTTCCTACTTTGAGGAGCGACTGGGTAAGCAATGGAAACTGTTGCCGACTTCGAAGGGTGTGCGTAAGCTCAACATTTTCAAAATAGCATTAGAGGAGGCATAGCCGTGCCTGTGACACCATTGCCCCCTCTGGTTCATTTTTCGACGGAGGGTGAATACCGCGTACATTATGAATTAAAATTCTGTCGTGATTCTCTCCTGACATTCGATGATATCCCCGTACGTTTTCGAATACGGCATTTCGACCATTGCATGTTTGAGAGTAATCGCCGCAATGGTGTCAAGGACAGATTCTCACAACGGCGTGCCCAGAGGATGGATTGGATTCGTGCAACGTTGATCAATCTCAACTCAAATCCACGGCAAGGATGGGACGCAAAAAATAATTGCATCGATCCGAATAGACGGGTTGCTGTGTTATTTGAGCGTTTCGTCGT includes the following:
- a CDS encoding restriction endonuclease subunit S; translation: MVPNGWKEEELGNMARFISGGTPNRATTKYWNGDIPWLSAKDMKTFWLSDSQEKVTEAGAKNGTTSVPAGSILVLVRGMTLMKNVPVGVTTRLVTFNQDVKALLPIESVRADFLGYAIVASKRVLMSYVDQAGHGTGRMPTELLREHVIFVPPLPEQRAIATILATWDRAIEQTTRLIEAKRRLKQGLMQQMLTGKLRFPVFNCNWEHKKIGDLVRESRDLASSPDMNTRITVKLNLKGIEKREIRIREDGTTYYIRRAGQFIYGKQNLHKGAMGLVPDELDGYESSQDIPAFDFLGECIPEWFLYFMSRESFYTNLETIAKGTGSKRIHPSDLNKIPVHVPSISEQREIAECLGNLDHEIKLHKELLDNFKTQKQALMQKLLTGQVRVKVEEEDKANAL
- a CDS encoding DUF3800 domain-containing protein, whose product is MRYEIYCDESHPDVFWSQSSSRARYLCIGGLWLAADLRTEVKGRLRELTLRHGKIGELKWHKVHAKWEHFYRDLIDLFVSYDAEQLRFRCILVEGDKVSMEHYHDGDPELGFYKFYYQMLVHWIESGHEYAIYCDNKTNRQHDRLQKMHRVLQHACSGQVVSIQALPSHEVQLLQLADFLLGMVSSRFNNDIEPGGTKDRVISYFEERLGKQWKLLPTSKGVRKLNIFKIALEEA
- a CDS encoding N-6 DNA methylase; this encodes PPFSLDKWGAESAAADKYRRFWRGVPPKSKGDYAFITHMVEIASEGTGKVAVIVPHGVLFRGGSEGAIRRQFIEENLLETVIGLPANLFFGTGIPACILLFNKGKTTTDVLFIDASHDYAENRNQKALRTEDVEKIIATHTALATVEKYAYRATRAEIAENDYNLNIPRYVDTFEQEEEIDILAVQAEIDRLEGELAKTRAEMRKYLEELGFDGIFG